The following proteins come from a genomic window of Leptolyngbya iicbica LK:
- a CDS encoding sulfotransferase family protein, translating to MALQVIGAGFGRTGTMSMKVALEQLGFGPCYHMVECLPRGPEHWQQWIDAAGGKPDWDTLFAGFGATVDFPACSSYQALADYYPDAKVVLTVREPERWFKSTQETIFAPHWIEYLRSVEMGQFIQATINDYLQDRMHDQEYLIQRFQEHNEEVQRTIPASRLLVFEVKDGWGPLCQFLDVPVPGGEFPFVNDTQAVKGILNKIIAEGPEAVFGYTGAPEP from the coding sequence ATGGCATTGCAAGTCATCGGTGCAGGCTTTGGGCGCACCGGCACCATGAGTATGAAGGTGGCGTTAGAGCAACTGGGCTTCGGCCCGTGCTATCACATGGTCGAGTGCCTGCCTCGAGGGCCAGAGCACTGGCAGCAGTGGATTGATGCGGCGGGCGGTAAGCCGGACTGGGATACTCTGTTTGCAGGGTTTGGAGCCACGGTCGATTTTCCGGCCTGCTCCAGCTATCAGGCCCTGGCTGATTACTATCCCGATGCCAAGGTTGTGCTGACGGTTCGAGAGCCGGAACGGTGGTTCAAATCAACTCAGGAAACCATCTTCGCGCCCCATTGGATCGAGTACCTCAGGTCCGTTGAGATGGGCCAATTTATCCAGGCCACCATCAACGACTACCTACAAGATCGGATGCATGATCAGGAGTATCTGATTCAGCGTTTTCAAGAACACAATGAAGAAGTGCAGCGGACGATTCCTGCATCACGGCTATTGGTGTTTGAAGTGAAGGATGGTTGGGGGCCGTTGTGCCAGTTTTTAGACGTACCCGTGCCGGGGGGGGAATTCCCGTTTGTGAATGACACCCAGGCCGTCAAGGGGATTCTGAATAAAATCATTGCTGAGGGGCCCGAGGCCGTATTCGGATATACAGGGGCACCAGAGCCTTAA